A window of Microbacterium luteolum contains these coding sequences:
- the uraD gene encoding 2-oxo-4-hydroxy-4-carboxy-5-ureidoimidazoline decarboxylase has protein sequence MLLTEFNSCTHDVAVRVVKPALDIPRWYDALVDGRPYASIAALTDAAAQVAAPLTAGEIDGALSHHPRIGERAQGESAEAALARKEQSGVDAAAAEALAAGNRAYEETFDRVFLVRAAGRTADDILALLQQRLGNAPEQELAVIDQQLREIAALRLAGAIETEGARA, from the coding sequence ATGTTGCTCACGGAGTTCAACTCCTGCACGCACGACGTCGCCGTCCGTGTCGTGAAGCCCGCCTTGGACATTCCCCGCTGGTACGACGCGCTCGTCGACGGCCGGCCCTATGCGTCGATCGCCGCGCTGACGGATGCCGCCGCACAGGTCGCTGCACCGCTCACCGCTGGCGAGATCGATGGTGCGCTCTCGCATCATCCGCGCATCGGCGAACGGGCCCAGGGCGAGAGTGCCGAGGCGGCCCTCGCCCGCAAGGAGCAGTCCGGCGTCGACGCCGCGGCAGCCGAGGCGCTGGCCGCAGGCAACCGCGCCTACGAGGAGACGTTCGACCGCGTCTTCCTCGTCCGGGCGGCCGGCCGGACGGCCGACGACATCCTCGCCCTGCTGCAGCAGCGGCTCGGCAACGCCCCCGAGCAGGAGCTGGCCGTCATCGACCAGCAGCTGCGCGAGATCGCCGCCCTGCGCCTCGCCGGGGCCATCGAGACAGAAGGAGCACGCGCATGA
- the coaBC gene encoding bifunctional phosphopantothenoylcysteine decarboxylase/phosphopantothenate--cysteine ligase CoaBC, with protein MNIVVSVTGGIAAYKTVHLVRLLTKAGHEVTVVPTEDALRFVGTPTWEAISRHPVTTSVHDDVAKVRHVALGQAADLVIVAPATANSIAKMTAGLADDLFGTTLLATEAPVLIAPAMHAEMWRHPATRANIETLRGRGVHIVGPADGELAGGDSGPGRMSEPEEIFAAAQALLAPRDLEGLRVAVSAGGTREPIDPVRFLGNRSSGRQGVALAAEAAARGASVVLVATNIAGDVLADARHPSVRIVTAGSAAELADAMADAAADADVVIMAAAVADYRPVAVSDRKLTKESGGIPSIELVENADIVASLVAARRPGQLIVGFAAETPEDQDELIARARRKQQRKGVDLLVVNEVGWERGFESADNAVHVLGPDGAIAGEASGTKRAVASAVWDAVSDTLSSDRT; from the coding sequence GTGAACATCGTCGTGTCGGTAACGGGCGGCATCGCCGCGTACAAGACGGTGCACCTGGTGCGCCTGCTCACGAAGGCCGGTCACGAGGTGACGGTGGTCCCGACGGAGGATGCCCTGCGCTTCGTCGGCACTCCCACGTGGGAGGCCATCAGTCGGCACCCGGTGACCACGAGCGTGCACGACGACGTCGCCAAGGTGCGCCATGTCGCTCTCGGTCAGGCGGCCGATCTGGTGATCGTGGCGCCCGCCACCGCGAACTCGATCGCGAAGATGACGGCAGGCCTCGCCGACGACCTGTTCGGCACGACGCTGCTGGCGACCGAGGCTCCGGTCCTGATCGCGCCCGCGATGCACGCCGAGATGTGGCGCCATCCGGCGACGAGGGCGAACATCGAGACCCTCCGCGGCCGAGGCGTGCACATCGTCGGTCCGGCGGACGGCGAGCTCGCCGGTGGAGACAGCGGTCCGGGACGGATGTCGGAGCCGGAGGAGATCTTCGCGGCGGCGCAGGCCTTGCTGGCTCCGCGTGATCTCGAGGGCCTGCGCGTGGCCGTGTCGGCCGGCGGCACGCGCGAGCCGATCGATCCGGTGCGCTTCCTCGGCAACCGCTCGAGCGGCCGGCAGGGGGTGGCCCTCGCGGCGGAGGCTGCGGCGCGCGGAGCCTCGGTCGTGCTCGTCGCGACCAACATCGCCGGCGACGTGCTCGCCGACGCCCGGCATCCGTCCGTCCGGATCGTGACGGCGGGATCCGCCGCAGAGCTCGCCGACGCGATGGCGGATGCCGCCGCGGATGCCGACGTGGTGATCATGGCGGCGGCGGTCGCCGACTACCGGCCCGTCGCGGTGTCCGACCGCAAGCTCACCAAGGAGAGCGGCGGCATCCCGTCGATCGAACTCGTCGAGAACGCCGACATCGTGGCCTCGCTGGTCGCGGCGCGTCGACCGGGCCAGCTGATCGTGGGGTTCGCCGCAGAGACGCCGGAGGATCAGGACGAGCTCATCGCCCGCGCGCGCCGCAAGCAGCAGCGCAAGGGCGTCGATCTGCTGGTCGTGAACGAGGTGGGCTGGGAGCGGGGGTTCGAGAGCGCCGACAACGCCGTGCACGTCCTCGGCCCGGACGGCGCGATCGCGGGTGAGGCTTCCGGCACGAAGCGGGCAGTTGCCTCGGCCGTCTGGGATGCGGTGAGCGATACACTTTCGTCAGACAGAACCTGA
- a CDS encoding GNAT family N-acetyltransferase, protein MSDLHIRRAQSEEHEEISALALRSKGYWGYSAEFLEACRAELTFDATTCGSGLMWVVAQDDTVLGFSLLRGESNDGELSALFVDPSAIGTGCGRMLLEHTLHAARAAGFTHLELDADPGAESFYLRFGARRIGTSPSGSIPGRELPRLAIALAE, encoded by the coding sequence GTGAGTGACTTGCACATACGAAGGGCACAGTCCGAGGAGCACGAAGAGATTTCAGCGTTGGCTCTCCGCTCGAAGGGGTACTGGGGGTATTCAGCCGAGTTTCTCGAAGCATGCCGAGCTGAGCTGACCTTCGATGCGACGACCTGTGGGTCAGGACTGATGTGGGTCGTGGCGCAAGACGATACGGTTCTTGGCTTCAGCCTCCTGAGGGGTGAGTCGAACGACGGCGAACTGTCGGCGTTGTTCGTTGATCCGTCCGCGATCGGCACCGGCTGCGGTCGAATGCTGCTTGAGCACACACTGCACGCTGCGCGGGCCGCAGGGTTCACGCACCTGGAACTCGACGCGGATCCAGGTGCGGAATCGTTCTATCTGCGCTTTGGGGCTCGACGGATCGGCACCTCGCCTAGTGGTTCCATTCCGGGCCGCGAGCTTCCCCGACTAGCAATCGCCCTCGCCGAATAG
- the bcp gene encoding thioredoxin-dependent thiol peroxidase — protein sequence MTERLVPGDAAPAFTLSDADGATTALADYRGRNVVVYFYPKAATPGCTTEACDFRDSLSSLAAAGYAVLGISPDEVADIRAFAEAEGLTFPLLADTDAATARAWGAWGEKTVGERTFDGVIRSTFVLDADGIVQRAEYGVDPTGHVARLRAELGV from the coding sequence ATGACCGAACGACTCGTCCCCGGTGACGCCGCACCCGCCTTCACCCTGTCCGACGCCGACGGCGCGACGACTGCTCTCGCCGACTATCGCGGCCGGAACGTCGTCGTCTACTTCTATCCGAAGGCGGCGACGCCGGGATGCACGACCGAGGCCTGCGACTTCCGCGACAGCCTCTCCTCGCTGGCTGCCGCCGGCTATGCGGTGCTCGGCATCTCACCCGACGAGGTTGCGGACATCCGCGCGTTCGCCGAGGCCGAGGGGCTGACGTTCCCGCTGCTCGCCGACACCGACGCCGCCACGGCGCGCGCGTGGGGAGCGTGGGGCGAGAAGACCGTGGGGGAGCGCACGTTCGACGGTGTGATCCGCTCGACCTTCGTCCTGGATGCCGACGGCATCGTGCAGCGCGCCGAGTACGGGGTCGATCCGACGGGGCACGTCGCTCGCCTCCGCGCCGAACTCGGTGTATGA
- a CDS encoding SDR family oxidoreductase gives MSGRIAVVTGAGSGIGRAVTRTLLEADFRVVLAGRREDALRETADGHPHALVVPTDVTVEAEVEALFARAVAEWGRVDLLFNNAGAFGPSASAAEISLDDWQRTLDVNLTGSLLCARAAMRAMIAQQPSGGRIINNGSISAHVPRPLSVAYTVSKHAISGLTKSIDLDGRAHGISCGQIDIGNARTSIMSEVGASSGALQPDGSRRVEPTFDVADAARAVLFMAQLPAESNISTLTIAAAGMPFGGRG, from the coding sequence ATGAGCGGACGCATCGCCGTCGTGACGGGCGCGGGTTCGGGTATCGGTCGCGCGGTCACCCGTACCCTGCTCGAGGCCGATTTCCGGGTGGTGCTCGCCGGTCGCCGCGAAGACGCCCTCCGCGAGACCGCGGACGGGCATCCGCACGCCCTCGTCGTGCCGACCGACGTGACGGTCGAGGCCGAGGTCGAGGCGCTGTTCGCCCGCGCCGTGGCCGAATGGGGGCGCGTGGACCTGCTGTTCAACAACGCCGGCGCCTTCGGTCCATCCGCATCGGCGGCCGAGATCTCGCTCGACGACTGGCAGCGCACGCTCGACGTGAACCTCACCGGCTCGCTGCTGTGCGCGCGCGCCGCGATGCGCGCGATGATCGCGCAGCAGCCGTCCGGCGGCCGCATCATCAACAACGGATCGATCTCGGCACACGTCCCCCGACCGCTCTCCGTGGCGTACACGGTGAGCAAGCACGCGATCAGCGGACTGACGAAGTCGATCGACCTCGACGGCCGCGCGCACGGCATCTCCTGCGGTCAGATCGACATCGGGAACGCACGCACCTCGATCATGAGCGAGGTCGGCGCGAGCTCCGGTGCGCTGCAACCCGACGGGTCGCGGCGCGTGGAGCCGACGTTCGACGTGGCGGATGCCGCGCGCGCCGTGCTGTTCATGGCGCAGCTGCCCGCCGAATCGAACATCTCGACGCTGACCATCGCAGCGGCCGGGATGCCGTTCGGCGGGCGCGGCTGA
- the uraH gene encoding hydroxyisourate hydrolase — protein MSVSHVTTHILDTSIGRPAPGVAVVLEARDGDGWVGIGTGLTDADGRVKELGPERLESGAYRLRFDTAAYFAGIETDTFFPEVVLTFLVDTAQAHYHVPLLLSPFAYSTYRGS, from the coding sequence ATGAGCGTCTCTCACGTGACCACCCACATCCTGGACACATCGATCGGGCGCCCGGCGCCCGGCGTCGCCGTCGTACTCGAGGCCCGAGACGGCGACGGATGGGTCGGGATCGGTACGGGCCTCACCGATGCCGACGGACGGGTGAAAGAACTCGGTCCCGAGCGGCTGGAGAGCGGTGCCTACCGCCTCCGGTTCGACACGGCGGCCTACTTCGCCGGCATCGAAACGGACACCTTCTTCCCGGAGGTGGTGCTGACCTTCCTGGTCGACACTGCGCAGGCGCACTACCACGTGCCGCTGCTGCTCAGCCCGTTCGCCTATTCCACTTACCGAGGAAGCTGA
- a CDS encoding TetR/AcrR family transcriptional regulator, producing the protein MARTVLDRSDVVLALAGVFRERGFEGGSLSVIKQKTGIGRGSLYHFFPEGKTDMARAVLDQVSDWFEEKIFVPLRTATDPQKAIADMSRAVAEYFISRQCVCLFAAITLGEEQETFAKAVKSYFTEWVEALTGVLRLAGLSPQEAADRALDAVAVIQGGLILARAYGDDQTFLGIVDRAENNLLAPTR; encoded by the coding sequence ATGGCCAGAACCGTCCTCGACCGGTCTGACGTGGTCCTCGCCCTCGCTGGCGTTTTCCGCGAGCGAGGCTTCGAGGGTGGTTCGCTGTCCGTCATCAAGCAGAAGACCGGCATAGGTCGCGGCAGCCTCTATCACTTCTTCCCAGAGGGGAAGACGGATATGGCCCGCGCGGTGCTCGACCAAGTCAGTGATTGGTTCGAGGAGAAGATCTTCGTTCCGCTTCGCACTGCGACCGATCCCCAGAAGGCGATCGCGGACATGTCGCGTGCGGTTGCCGAGTACTTCATCTCTCGTCAATGCGTGTGCTTGTTCGCCGCGATCACGCTGGGTGAGGAGCAGGAGACCTTCGCCAAGGCGGTGAAGTCGTATTTCACCGAGTGGGTCGAAGCCCTCACGGGCGTGCTCCGCCTCGCCGGACTCTCACCCCAGGAGGCGGCAGACCGTGCGCTGGACGCGGTCGCTGTCATCCAGGGCGGGCTGATCCTGGCCCGCGCCTACGGCGACGACCAGACCTTCCTTGGGATCGTCGACCGCGCAGAAAACAACCTTCTCGCCCCCACCCGCTGA
- a CDS encoding nuclear transport factor 2 family protein, with amino-acid sequence MSRPPVPPFTEETAIHKVRAAEDGWNTRDPECIALAYSEDSWWRNRSTFVQGRPAIIEFLTDKWARELDYRLIKEVWAYTGDVIAVRFAYEYRNAEGQWFRACGNENWHFDKDGLMTHRHASINDVAIDESERKFFWDNSGPRPADHPGLSELGL; translated from the coding sequence ATGTCCCGTCCGCCCGTTCCCCCGTTCACCGAAGAGACCGCCATTCATAAGGTCCGCGCCGCCGAAGATGGCTGGAACACCCGCGACCCGGAGTGCATCGCACTCGCCTACAGCGAGGACAGCTGGTGGCGGAACCGGTCCACCTTCGTCCAGGGTCGTCCCGCCATCATCGAGTTCCTCACCGACAAGTGGGCTCGCGAGCTTGACTACCGGCTCATCAAGGAAGTCTGGGCCTACACTGGCGATGTGATCGCCGTGCGCTTCGCGTACGAATATCGGAACGCCGAGGGCCAGTGGTTCCGCGCCTGCGGCAACGAGAACTGGCACTTCGACAAGGACGGTCTCATGACGCACCGCCACGCGAGCATTAACGATGTCGCGATCGACGAGTCCGAGCGCAAGTTCTTCTGGGACAACTCCGGCCCGCGTCCCGCCGACCACCCTGGTCTGAGCGAGCTCGGTCTCTGA
- a CDS encoding histidine phosphatase family protein, which translates to MKELFVVTHPEATHHVEHRVGGWFDSELTERGVEQAQRIASALATSVQPDPALYSSDLRRTAQTAAAIGEQLDLQPIWLAELREKSYGAGEGKPVAWFRERFVPPPLDGERMDHDEGLEGAETKLQWARRVYAGMERILSDSPRQKIIVTHGGSATLVIARWIGMPLDALTHASFTVDSGSITRLVEDDYFHNRTVAHLNDTAHLGS; encoded by the coding sequence GTGAAAGAACTCTTCGTCGTGACTCATCCCGAAGCAACCCATCACGTGGAACATCGCGTCGGAGGATGGTTCGACTCGGAACTGACGGAGCGCGGAGTCGAACAGGCTCAACGAATTGCATCGGCCCTTGCAACGAGCGTGCAGCCGGACCCAGCGCTCTATAGCTCCGACCTTCGCCGGACCGCCCAAACCGCGGCTGCTATCGGGGAGCAACTAGATCTTCAGCCGATATGGCTGGCCGAGCTACGCGAGAAGTCTTACGGCGCCGGCGAGGGCAAGCCCGTTGCCTGGTTCCGTGAGAGATTCGTGCCGCCACCGCTGGACGGCGAACGAATGGACCATGACGAAGGTCTCGAAGGAGCCGAAACGAAACTTCAATGGGCGCGTCGCGTTTACGCAGGCATGGAGAGGATCCTGTCCGACTCCCCTCGACAGAAGATCATCGTCACCCACGGAGGATCCGCGACCCTGGTCATCGCTCGCTGGATCGGCATGCCGCTCGATGCTCTCACCCACGCGAGTTTCACGGTGGACTCCGGCAGCATCACCCGACTGGTTGAAGACGACTACTTCCACAACCGCACGGTCGCTCACCTGAACGACACCGCCCACCTCGGCTCATGA
- a CDS encoding reverse transcriptase family protein: MAPSTASRVLGRTPRPLPSSVAASLADAFLASEVWAKDQLVEAGAYVMGARRRWLSPLVGDVLASFARPPVDAPRLLTSVILRSPDFAEAVRKADERRSPLRIHHRVVGPSASQPPSGALPRIDSIPDLAALLDLDVGRLQWFADTKHWNRRARSGALHHYRYEWRTRHGRIPRLLEIPEQRMRRAQRSLLERALGLIAVNDAAHGFMPGRSAATGAARHTGADIVISLDLTTFFARVTGGRIYGALRQSGLSEPVAHVVTGLCTNAVPPRVLAAMPPGGSSDERFALRRALATSHLPQGAPSSPMLANLAIRRLDSRLTGWADAVDATYTRYADDLAFSGGPRLAKRPDAFIRGVQRIIEDEGHVANPHKTRVRRQGVRQSVTGIVVNQRTNVSRDDYDRLKATIHNCVVHGPRTQNHRRLDDFRAHLLGRISWVESLNPVRGEKLRAEFLRIRW, encoded by the coding sequence ATGGCGCCCTCCACCGCATCACGCGTGCTTGGGCGCACGCCGCGACCGCTGCCGTCGTCGGTGGCCGCCTCTCTGGCCGACGCTTTCCTCGCCTCAGAGGTCTGGGCGAAGGATCAGCTCGTCGAGGCCGGCGCGTACGTCATGGGAGCGCGCCGTCGTTGGCTCTCTCCGCTCGTCGGCGACGTTTTGGCCTCCTTCGCCCGCCCGCCTGTCGATGCCCCGCGACTGCTGACGTCGGTGATCCTCCGTTCGCCCGATTTCGCAGAAGCGGTGCGCAAGGCCGACGAGCGCCGTTCGCCGCTGCGTATCCACCATCGCGTCGTCGGTCCATCGGCGTCGCAGCCGCCCTCGGGTGCTCTTCCCCGCATCGACAGCATCCCGGATCTCGCCGCCTTGCTCGATCTGGACGTCGGCCGGCTCCAGTGGTTCGCCGACACCAAACATTGGAATCGGCGCGCACGCTCAGGGGCCTTGCACCACTACCGGTACGAGTGGCGCACACGGCACGGGCGGATCCCCCGGTTGCTAGAGATCCCGGAGCAACGGATGCGCCGCGCGCAGCGCAGTCTTCTGGAGCGGGCACTCGGCCTCATAGCCGTGAACGATGCCGCCCACGGTTTCATGCCCGGTCGCAGCGCGGCCACCGGGGCCGCGCGCCACACGGGGGCGGACATCGTCATATCCCTCGACCTCACCACGTTCTTCGCCCGCGTGACGGGCGGTCGCATCTACGGAGCGCTTCGGCAGTCGGGACTGTCCGAACCCGTCGCGCACGTCGTGACCGGGCTGTGCACCAACGCCGTTCCTCCGCGCGTGCTTGCTGCCATGCCACCGGGCGGATCATCCGACGAGCGGTTCGCCCTGCGCCGGGCTCTGGCCACGAGTCATCTGCCGCAGGGCGCTCCCTCCTCGCCGATGCTTGCCAACCTCGCCATCCGGCGTCTCGATTCACGGCTGACGGGATGGGCGGATGCCGTCGATGCGACCTACACGCGATACGCCGATGACCTCGCCTTCAGCGGCGGTCCGAGACTCGCGAAGCGACCTGATGCCTTCATCCGTGGTGTGCAGCGGATCATCGAGGACGAGGGGCACGTGGCCAACCCGCACAAAACGAGGGTCCGACGCCAGGGCGTCAGGCAGAGCGTGACCGGAATCGTCGTCAACCAGCGAACGAATGTCTCACGGGACGACTATGACCGGCTCAAGGCGACGATCCACAACTGCGTCGTGCACGGTCCGCGCACTCAGAATCACCGCCGACTCGACGATTTCCGTGCACATCTGCTCGGCCGCATCTCGTGGGTCGAGAGCCTGAACCCCGTGCGAGGCGAGAAACTCCGTGCGGAGTTTCTGCGCATCCGTTGGTGA
- a CDS encoding NRDE family protein, whose product MCTVVIDVAEAGSARLLAVRDEDPERDWDALGPWWPEQYPGVIGIRDRRAGGAWLAVDPEQRRLAVLLNREDVGGLPLDRAVSRGTLALESVAGRSPVGPLPMHGFNLLEVQPEGARVLSWDGAALRTTVIEPGTHMIAHDDLDDPGTPRIAAWLPEFRALGPAAADDDWVDAWVGLLAASARLSPEDDRAIIRDNRPHGYPTQSLLYCTAAVTPDGVAVHDRTLPRPGHWS is encoded by the coding sequence GTGTGCACGGTCGTGATCGATGTGGCGGAGGCCGGAAGCGCGCGACTGCTCGCGGTGCGGGACGAGGACCCGGAGCGGGACTGGGACGCGCTGGGGCCCTGGTGGCCCGAGCAGTACCCCGGCGTGATCGGCATCCGGGATCGTCGGGCCGGCGGCGCCTGGCTGGCGGTCGACCCGGAACAGCGTCGGCTCGCCGTACTGCTCAACCGCGAGGACGTGGGCGGACTGCCCCTGGATCGCGCCGTCTCCCGCGGCACGCTCGCTCTCGAATCCGTCGCCGGGCGGTCACCGGTCGGCCCGCTCCCGATGCACGGGTTCAACCTGCTCGAGGTGCAGCCGGAGGGGGCGCGCGTGCTCAGCTGGGACGGCGCCGCCCTGCGGACGACCGTCATCGAGCCGGGCACACACATGATCGCGCACGACGACCTCGACGATCCGGGAACACCCCGCATCGCCGCCTGGCTGCCCGAGTTCCGTGCCCTGGGTCCCGCGGCGGCGGACGACGACTGGGTCGACGCGTGGGTCGGCCTGCTCGCGGCATCCGCTCGACTGTCGCCGGAAGACGATCGCGCGATCATCCGCGACAACCGCCCGCATGGCTACCCGACGCAATCCCTGCTGTACTGCACCGCGGCGGTCACTCCCGACGGCGTCGCGGTGCACGACCGCACTCTTCCCCGCCCCGGTCACTGGTCCTGA
- the pucL gene encoding factor-independent urate hydroxylase: protein MTTITLGKNQYGKAEVRVVRVTRDTARHEIEDLNVTSQLRGDFADAHFTGDNANVVATDTQKNTVYAFAKDGIGSPEEYLLRLGRHFTGEFDWVTGGRWEADQYTWERIDVDGQGHDHSFVRGGTETRTALVEIDGEQTTIIAGLTDLKVLKSTESGFVGYPKDRYTTLKETTDRILATSVTAKWRYNRNDLDFNAAFADVRRLLLEAFSANYSYALQNTLHDMAAAVLEAHDEIDEIRFSTPNSHHFVVDLSPFGLENPNEVFYAADRPYGLIEASFLREGADADHRVWDGVAGFC, encoded by the coding sequence ATGACGACCATCACCCTGGGCAAGAACCAGTACGGCAAGGCGGAGGTCCGTGTCGTCCGCGTCACGCGGGACACCGCCCGCCATGAGATCGAGGATCTCAACGTCACCTCGCAGCTGCGGGGCGACTTCGCCGACGCCCACTTCACCGGCGACAACGCGAACGTCGTCGCGACGGACACGCAGAAGAACACGGTCTACGCCTTCGCCAAGGACGGCATCGGCAGCCCCGAGGAGTACCTGCTGCGTCTCGGCCGCCACTTCACCGGCGAGTTCGACTGGGTGACCGGCGGTCGCTGGGAGGCCGACCAGTACACCTGGGAGCGCATCGACGTCGACGGACAGGGCCACGACCACTCGTTCGTGCGCGGCGGAACCGAGACCAGGACCGCCCTCGTCGAGATCGACGGCGAGCAGACCACGATCATCGCCGGCTTGACCGACCTCAAGGTGCTCAAGTCGACCGAGAGCGGCTTCGTCGGCTACCCGAAGGATCGGTACACGACGCTGAAGGAGACGACCGATCGCATCCTCGCGACCTCGGTCACCGCGAAGTGGCGCTACAACCGCAACGACCTCGACTTCAACGCGGCGTTCGCCGACGTCCGCCGCCTGCTGCTCGAGGCCTTCTCGGCCAACTACTCGTACGCGCTGCAGAACACGCTGCACGACATGGCCGCAGCCGTGCTCGAGGCGCACGACGAGATCGACGAGATCCGCTTCTCCACGCCGAACAGCCACCACTTCGTCGTGGACCTGTCGCCGTTCGGCCTGGAGAACCCCAACGAGGTGTTCTACGCCGCCGACCGCCCGTACGGCCTGATCGAGGCATCCTTCCTCCGCGAGGGAGCGGATGCCGACCACCGCGTGTGGGACGGCGTCGCCGGATTCTGCTGA
- a CDS encoding IclR family transcriptional regulator translates to MTDTKTPKSAGSGVQSVERVFELIELVTDAGGDVTLSELAASTDLPLPTIHRLLRTLVSLGYARQLPNRRYALGPKLIRIGEGASRQFGALARPQLKRLVDELGESANMAVLDGDMVVYVAQVPSLHSMRMFTEVGRRAHLHDTGVGKAILAQLPDETVRGIVSRAGMPTPTEFSLGSIDDLLAELDRIRERGYAIDDQEQEIGVRCFSMAVPDAPTPTAVSVSGPISRVDDAFGGRAVPLLRRAAEEISAELTA, encoded by the coding sequence ATGACCGATACCAAGACCCCGAAGAGCGCCGGATCCGGCGTGCAGTCGGTGGAGCGCGTCTTCGAGCTCATCGAGCTGGTGACCGACGCCGGCGGCGATGTGACGCTCAGCGAGCTCGCGGCCTCCACCGACCTTCCGCTCCCGACGATCCACCGCCTGCTGCGCACGCTGGTGTCGCTCGGATACGCCCGGCAGCTGCCCAACCGCCGCTACGCGCTCGGACCCAAGCTCATCCGCATCGGCGAGGGAGCCTCCCGGCAGTTCGGCGCCCTCGCGCGCCCGCAGCTCAAGCGCCTCGTCGACGAGCTCGGCGAGAGCGCCAACATGGCGGTCCTCGACGGCGACATGGTCGTCTACGTCGCGCAGGTGCCCTCGCTGCACTCGATGCGCATGTTCACCGAGGTCGGCCGCCGCGCACACCTGCATGACACGGGCGTCGGCAAGGCGATCCTCGCCCAGCTCCCGGACGAGACCGTACGCGGCATCGTGAGTCGTGCCGGCATGCCGACACCGACGGAATTCAGCCTCGGCTCGATCGACGATCTCCTCGCCGAGCTCGATCGGATCCGCGAACGCGGCTACGCGATCGACGACCAGGAACAGGAGATCGGCGTCCGCTGCTTCTCGATGGCCGTCCCCGACGCCCCCACCCCGACCGCCGTGTCGGTGTCGGGTCCGATCTCCCGCGTCGACGACGCGTTCGGCGGCCGCGCAGTGCCGCTGCTGCGCCGTGCCGCCGAGGAGATCAGCGCCGAGCTCACCGCCTGA
- the xdhC gene encoding xanthine dehydrogenase accessory protein XdhC, with translation MDWVDALQALRSTRTPAVIVTLALVRGHAPRNGGAKMVVSPDAVFGTVGGGNLEATAIERARGMLRAGTAEPELLVLTLSDKAVTEYGVQCCGGEVTIMLEPVRVTPSIAIFGMGHVGLELARILARHEVELHLVDSRPEMLAEERIGTPGVSGVFADSVARIQATLAPVPEAVLAGLPAGSHVLVMTHDHVEDLAVVDMSLRTPDLASIGLIGSASKWSRFRKKLTELGQTESDLARVVTPIGIPEVAGKQPAVIAVSVAARLLQLIEEAATEEGAGS, from the coding sequence ATGGACTGGGTCGATGCACTGCAGGCGCTGCGCTCGACGCGCACGCCCGCGGTGATCGTGACGCTCGCCCTGGTGCGCGGTCATGCGCCGCGCAACGGCGGGGCGAAGATGGTCGTGTCGCCCGATGCCGTGTTCGGAACGGTCGGCGGCGGCAACCTCGAGGCCACGGCGATCGAACGCGCCAGGGGGATGCTCCGAGCGGGCACGGCGGAGCCGGAGCTGCTGGTGCTTACGCTCAGCGACAAGGCCGTCACCGAGTACGGCGTGCAGTGCTGCGGAGGAGAGGTCACGATCATGCTCGAACCGGTGCGCGTCACGCCCAGCATCGCGATCTTCGGCATGGGCCATGTGGGGCTGGAGCTGGCCCGCATCCTCGCGAGGCACGAGGTCGAGCTGCACCTGGTCGACTCGCGTCCGGAGATGCTCGCCGAGGAGCGGATCGGCACCCCCGGCGTTTCCGGTGTTTTCGCCGACAGCGTCGCACGGATCCAGGCGACCCTCGCACCCGTGCCCGAAGCCGTGCTGGCCGGCCTTCCGGCCGGCTCCCACGTCCTGGTGATGACGCACGACCATGTCGAGGATCTCGCGGTCGTCGACATGTCTTTGCGCACTCCCGATCTCGCTTCGATCGGTTTGATCGGGTCGGCGTCGAAGTGGTCCCGGTTCCGCAAGAAGCTCACCGAGCTCGGCCAGACCGAGAGCGACCTGGCGCGGGTCGTGACGCCGATCGGCATCCCCGAGGTCGCGGGCAAGCAGCCCGCCGTGATCGCCGTCAGCGTCGCGGCCCGGCTGCTGCAGCTGATCGAGGAGGCGGCGACCGAGGAGGGTGCGGGTTCCTGA